In one Procambarus clarkii isolate CNS0578487 chromosome 29, FALCON_Pclarkii_2.0, whole genome shotgun sequence genomic region, the following are encoded:
- the LOC138369773 gene encoding uncharacterized protein isoform X6, with the protein MQGSAMFLLVAWTMAQVLTVPGIVNTAQALGVGVRASGVVSGGTHTTDYSKEYTDDSREDDGTVAHYVSSAKRGGIGHGGHAYRAGRSASPLDWNSGRLAREANKKPCPLCGLAQQVSGSGSASGSFSFSGSGSGSGSASGSFSGSKGGSGSGSASGSISGSKGGSGSGSASGSISGSKGGSGSGSASGSFSGSKGSGGSGSASGSISGSKGTGGSGSASGSFSGSWGGSGSGGGGSGGGSGSGGGSGSGGGFGGGAGTGGGSGSGGGFGGGAGTGGGSGSGGGSGSGGGFGGGAGTGGGSGSGGGSGSGGGFGGGAGTGGGSGSGGGFGGGAGTGGGSGSGGGAGSGGGFGGGAGTGGGSGSGGGSGSGGGFGGGAGTGTGGGSGSAGGSGSAGGFWGGSSSGGGSGTGGGSGSGGGFGGGAGTGGGSGSGGGFGGGAGTGGGSGSAGGFWGGSSSGGGSGSGGGSGAGGGSGSGGGRGGGSGSGGGFGGGSGSGGGSGSGGGFGGGSGSGGGFGGGSGSGGGFGGGSGSGGGFGGGSGSGGGRGGGSGSGGGFGGGSGSGGGFGGGSGSGGGFGGGSGSGGGFGGGSGSGGGLGGGAGGGGGSGSGGGFGAGGGGSSGGGGGWQGGGGGGGCLTNKPGVRCTGSGGFQTGGAGGGYGGADGTSWASGGAYTGDSSGVKGIRVDVKSP; encoded by the exons ATGCAGGGGAGCGCGATGTTCCTGTTGGTGGCGTGGACGATGGCCCAGGTCCTTACCGTTCCTGGCATCGTCAACACTGCTCAAGCTCTGGGTGTCGGTGTGAGGGCCAGCGGTGTGGTCAGCGGCGGGACACACACGACAGACTACTCCAAAGAGTACACCGATGACTCCAGAGAAGATGATGGCACGGTAGCTCACTATGTGAGTTCCGCCAAAAGAGGAGGTATTGGCCACGGAGGTCATGCCTATCGCGCAGGGCGGTCAGCGTCTCCCTTGGACTGGAACAGCGGGAGACTTGCTAGAGAGGCCAATAAGAAGCCGTGCCCGCTGTGCGGACTCGCTCAACAAGTCTCTGGAAGCGGTTCTGCCAGTGGATCCTTCTCTTTCAGCGGATCTGGATCCGGGTCTGGATCAGCCAGTGGATCCTTTAGTGGATCTAAAGGAGGCAGTGGATCAGGAAGTGCCTCTGGGTCAATTAGTGGATCTAAAGGAGGCAGTGGATCAGGAAGTGCCTCCGGGTCAATTAGTGGATCTAAAGGAGGCAGTGGATCAGGAAGTGCCTCCGGATCCTTTAGTGGATCAAAAGGAAGTGGTGGATCAGGAAGTGCCTCCGGGTCCATTAGTGGATCTAAAGGAACCGGTGGATCAGGAAGTGCCTCAGGGTCCTTCAGTGGTTCTTGGGGTGGATCAGGATCTGGAGGCGGTGGATCAGGTGGCGGGTCAGGTTCAGGAGGTGGATCAGGCTCAGGAGGTGGATTTGGAGGAGGAGCAGGTACAGGAGGTGGATCAGGCTCAGGTGGTGGATTTGGAGGAGGAGCAGGTACAGGAGGTGGATCAGGCTCAGGAGGTGGATCAGGCTCAGGTGGTGGATTTGGAGGAGGAGCAGGTACAGGAGGTGGATCAGGCTCAGGAGGTGGATCAGGCTCAGGTGGTGGATTTGGAGGAGGAGCAGGTACAGGAGGTGGATCAGGCTCAGGAGGTGGATTTGGAGGAGGAGCAGGTACAGGTGGTGGATCAGGTTCAGGAGGTGGAGCAGGTTCAGGTGGTGGATTTGGAGGAGGAGCAGGTACAGGTGGTGGATCAGGTTCAGGAGGTGGATCAGGCTCAGGAGGTGGatttggtggaggagcaggtacaG GTACAGGTGGTGGATCAGGTTCAG CAGGTGGATCAGGTTCCGCAGGTGGATTTTGGGGTGGATCAAGTTCAGGCGGTGGATCAGGTACAGGAGGTGGATCAGGCTCAGGAGGTGGatttggtggaggagcaggtacaGGTGGTGGATCAGGTTCAGGAGGTGGATTTGGAGGAGGAGCAGGTACAGGTGGTGGATCAGGTTCCGCAGGTGGATTTTGGGGTGGATCAAGTTCAGGCGGTGGATCAGGTTCAGGCGGTGGATCAGGTGCAGGAGGTGGATCAGGCTCAGGCGGCGGACGTGGCGGTGGATCAGGATCAGGCGGCGGATTTGGCGGTGGATCAGGTTCAGGCGGCGGATCAG GATCAGGCGGCGGATTTGGCGGTGGATCAGGTTCAGGCGGCGGATTTGGCGGTGGATCAGGATCAGGCGGCGGATTTGGCGGTGGATCAGGTTCAGGCGGCGGATTTGGCGGTGGATCAGGATCAGGCGGCGGACGTGGCGGTGGATCAGGATCAGGCGGCGGATTTGGCGGTGGATCAGGTTCAGGCGGCGGATTTGGTGGTGGATCAGGTTCAGGCGGCGGATTTGGTGGTGGATCAGGATCAGGCGGCGGATTTGGCGGTGGATCAGGATCAGGCGGCGGActtggaggtggagcaggtggaggtggaggatcAGGTTCCGGAGGTGGAtttggtgctggtggaggtgggagcagcggtggtggtggtgggtggcagggtggtgggggagggggcggcTGCCTCACCAACAAGCCCGGAGTGAGGTGCACCGGCTCAGGAGGCTTCCAGACGGGAGGCGCTGGGGGCGGCTACGGCGGCGCTGACGGCACCTCCTGGGCTTCTGGTGGGGCCTACACCGGCGACTCCTCCGGGGTCAAGGGGATCAGAGTGGACGTCAAGAGCCCGTGA
- the LOC138369773 gene encoding uncharacterized protein isoform X3: MQGSAMFLLVAWTMAQVLTVPGIVNTAQALGVGVRASGVVSGGTHTTDYSKEYTDDSREDDGTVAHYVSSAKRGGIGHGGHAYRAGRSASPLDWNSGRLAREANKKPCPLCGLAQQVSGSGSASGSFSFSGSGSGSGSASGSFSGSKGGSGSGSASGSISGSKGGSGSGSASGSISGSKGGSGSGSASGSFSGSKGSGGSGSASGSISGSKGTGGSGSASGSFSGSWGGSGSGGGGSGGGSGSGGGSGSGGGFGGGAGTGGGSGSGGGFGGGAGTGGGSGSGGGSGSGGGFGGGAGTGGGSGSGGGSGSGGGFGGGAGTGGGSGSGGGFGGGAGTGGGSGSGGGAGSGGGFGGGAGTGGGSGSGGGSGSGGGFGGGAGTGGGSGSAGGFWGGSSSGGGSGTGGGSGSGGGFGGGAGTGGGSGSGGGFGGGAGTGGGSGSAGGFWGGSSSGGGSGSGGGSGAGGGSGSGGGRGGGSGSGGGFGGGSGSGGGSGSGGGFGGGSGSGGGFGGGSGSGGGFGGGSGSGGGSGSGVGFGGGSGSGGGFGGGSGSGGGFGGGSGSGGGFGGGSGSGGGFGGGSGSGGGRGGGSGSGGGFGGGSGSGGGFGGGSGSGGGFGGGSGSGGGFGGGSGSGGGLGGGAGGGGGSGSGGGFGAGGGGSSGGGGGWQGGGGGGGCLTNKPGVRCTGSGGFQTGGAGGGYGGADGTSWASGGAYTGDSSGVKGIRVDVKSP, translated from the exons ATGCAGGGGAGCGCGATGTTCCTGTTGGTGGCGTGGACGATGGCCCAGGTCCTTACCGTTCCTGGCATCGTCAACACTGCTCAAGCTCTGGGTGTCGGTGTGAGGGCCAGCGGTGTGGTCAGCGGCGGGACACACACGACAGACTACTCCAAAGAGTACACCGATGACTCCAGAGAAGATGATGGCACGGTAGCTCACTATGTGAGTTCCGCCAAAAGAGGAGGTATTGGCCACGGAGGTCATGCCTATCGCGCAGGGCGGTCAGCGTCTCCCTTGGACTGGAACAGCGGGAGACTTGCTAGAGAGGCCAATAAGAAGCCGTGCCCGCTGTGCGGACTCGCTCAACAAGTCTCTGGAAGCGGTTCTGCCAGTGGATCCTTCTCTTTCAGCGGATCTGGATCCGGGTCTGGATCAGCCAGTGGATCCTTTAGTGGATCTAAAGGAGGCAGTGGATCAGGAAGTGCCTCTGGGTCAATTAGTGGATCTAAAGGAGGCAGTGGATCAGGAAGTGCCTCCGGGTCAATTAGTGGATCTAAAGGAGGCAGTGGATCAGGAAGTGCCTCCGGATCCTTTAGTGGATCAAAAGGAAGTGGTGGATCAGGAAGTGCCTCCGGGTCCATTAGTGGATCTAAAGGAACCGGTGGATCAGGAAGTGCCTCAGGGTCCTTCAGTGGTTCTTGGGGTGGATCAGGATCTGGAGGCGGTGGATCAGGTGGCGGGTCAGGTTCAGGAGGTGGATCAGGCTCAGGAGGTGGATTTGGAGGAGGAGCAGGTACAGGAGGTGGATCAGGCTCAGGTGGTGGATTTGGAGGAGGAGCAGGTACAGGAGGTGGATCAGGCTCAGGAGGTGGATCAGGCTCAGGTGGTGGATTTGGAGGAGGAGCAGGTACAGGAGGTGGATCAGGCTCAGGAGGTGGATCAGGCTCAGGTGGTGGATTTGGAGGAGGAGCAGGTACAGGAGGTGGATCAGGCTCAGGAGGTGGATTTGGAGGAGGAGCAGGTACAGGTGGTGGATCAGGTTCAGGAGGTGGAGCAGGTTCAGGTGGTGGATTTGGAGGAGGAGCAGGTACAGGTGGTGGATCAGGTTCAGGAGGTGGATCAGGCTCAGGAGGTGGatttggtggaggagcaggtacaGGTGGTGGATCAG GTTCCGCAGGTGGATTTTGGGGTGGATCAAGTTCAGGCGGTGGATCAGGTACAGGAGGTGGATCAGGCTCAGGAGGTGGatttggtggaggagcaggtacaGGTGGTGGATCAGGTTCAGGAGGTGGATTTGGAGGAGGAGCAGGTACAGGTGGTGGATCAGGTTCCGCAGGTGGATTTTGGGGTGGATCAAGTTCAGGCGGTGGATCAGGTTCAGGCGGTGGATCAGGTGCAGGAGGTGGATCAGGCTCAGGCGGCGGACGTGGCGGTGGATCAGGATCAGGCGGCGGATTTGGCGGTGGATCAGGTTCAGGCGGCGGATCAGGTTCAGGCGGCGGATTTGGCGGTGGATCAGGATCAGGCGGTGGATTTGGCGGTGGATCAGGTTCAGGCGGCGGATTTGGCGGTGGATCAGGATCAGGCGGTGGATCAGGTTCAGGCGTCGGATTTGGCGGTGGATCAGGATCAGGCGGCGGATTTGGCGGTGGATCAGGTTCAGGCGGCGGATTTGGCGGTGGATCAGGATCAGGCGGCGGATTTGGCGGTGGATCAGGTTCAGGCGGCGGATTTGGCGGTGGATCAGGATCAGGCGGCGGACGTGGCGGTGGATCAGGATCAGGCGGCGGATTTGGCGGTGGATCAGGTTCAGGCGGCGGATTTGGTGGTGGATCAGGTTCAGGCGGCGGATTTGGTGGTGGATCAGGATCAGGCGGCGGATTTGGCGGTGGATCAGGATCAGGCGGCGGActtggaggtggagcaggtggaggtggaggatcAGGTTCCGGAGGTGGAtttggtgctggtggaggtgggagcagcggtggtggtggtgggtggcagggtggtgggggagggggcggcTGCCTCACCAACAAGCCCGGAGTGAGGTGCACCGGCTCAGGAGGCTTCCAGACGGGAGGCGCTGGGGGCGGCTACGGCGGCGCTGACGGCACCTCCTGGGCTTCTGGTGGGGCCTACACCGGCGACTCCTCCGGGGTCAAGGGGATCAGAGTGGACGTCAAGAGCCCGTGA
- the LOC138369773 gene encoding uncharacterized protein isoform X4 gives MQGSAMFLLVAWTMAQVLTVPGIVNTAQALGVGVRASGVVSGGTHTTDYSKEYTDDSREDDGTVAHYVSSAKRGGIGHGGHAYRAGRSASPLDWNSGRLAREANKKPCPLCGLAQQVSGSGSASGSFSFSGSGSGSGSASGSFSGSKGGSGSGSASGSISGSKGGSGSGSASGSISGSKGGSGSGSASGSFSGSKGSGGSGSASGSISGSKGTGGSGSASGSFSGSWGGSGSGGGGSGGGSGSGGGSGSGGGFGGGAGTGGGSGSGGGFGGGAGTGGGSGSGGGSGSGGGFGGGAGTGGGSGSGGGSGSGGGFGGGAGTGGGSGSGGGFGGGAGTGGGSGSGGGAGSGGGFGGGAGTGGGSGSGGGSGSGGGFGGGAGTGTGGGSGSAGGSGSAGGFWGGSSSGGGSGTGGGSGSGGGFGGGAGTGGGSGTGGGSGSAGGFWGGSSSGGGSGSGGGSGAGGGSGSGGGRGGGSGSGGGFGGGSGSGGGSGSGGGFGGGSGSGGGFGGGSGSGGGFGGGSGSGGGSGSGVGFGGGSGSGGGFGGGSGSGGGFGGGSGSGGGFGGGSGSGGGFGGGSGSGGGRGGGSGSGGGFGGGSGSGGGFGGGSGSGGGFGGGSGSGGGFGGGSGSGGGLGGGAGGGGGSGSGGGFGAGGGGSSGGGGGWQGGGGGGGCLTNKPGVRCTGSGGFQTGGAGGGYGGADGTSWASGGAYTGDSSGVKGIRVDVKSP, from the exons ATGCAGGGGAGCGCGATGTTCCTGTTGGTGGCGTGGACGATGGCCCAGGTCCTTACCGTTCCTGGCATCGTCAACACTGCTCAAGCTCTGGGTGTCGGTGTGAGGGCCAGCGGTGTGGTCAGCGGCGGGACACACACGACAGACTACTCCAAAGAGTACACCGATGACTCCAGAGAAGATGATGGCACGGTAGCTCACTATGTGAGTTCCGCCAAAAGAGGAGGTATTGGCCACGGAGGTCATGCCTATCGCGCAGGGCGGTCAGCGTCTCCCTTGGACTGGAACAGCGGGAGACTTGCTAGAGAGGCCAATAAGAAGCCGTGCCCGCTGTGCGGACTCGCTCAACAAGTCTCTGGAAGCGGTTCTGCCAGTGGATCCTTCTCTTTCAGCGGATCTGGATCCGGGTCTGGATCAGCCAGTGGATCCTTTAGTGGATCTAAAGGAGGCAGTGGATCAGGAAGTGCCTCTGGGTCAATTAGTGGATCTAAAGGAGGCAGTGGATCAGGAAGTGCCTCCGGGTCAATTAGTGGATCTAAAGGAGGCAGTGGATCAGGAAGTGCCTCCGGATCCTTTAGTGGATCAAAAGGAAGTGGTGGATCAGGAAGTGCCTCCGGGTCCATTAGTGGATCTAAAGGAACCGGTGGATCAGGAAGTGCCTCAGGGTCCTTCAGTGGTTCTTGGGGTGGATCAGGATCTGGAGGCGGTGGATCAGGTGGCGGGTCAGGTTCAGGAGGTGGATCAGGCTCAGGAGGTGGATTTGGAGGAGGAGCAGGTACAGGAGGTGGATCAGGCTCAGGTGGTGGATTTGGAGGAGGAGCAGGTACAGGAGGTGGATCAGGCTCAGGAGGTGGATCAGGCTCAGGTGGTGGATTTGGAGGAGGAGCAGGTACAGGAGGTGGATCAGGCTCAGGAGGTGGATCAGGCTCAGGTGGTGGATTTGGAGGAGGAGCAGGTACAGGAGGTGGATCAGGCTCAGGAGGTGGATTTGGAGGAGGAGCAGGTACAGGTGGTGGATCAGGTTCAGGAGGTGGAGCAGGTTCAGGTGGTGGATTTGGAGGAGGAGCAGGTACAGGTGGTGGATCAGGTTCAGGAGGTGGATCAGGCTCAGGAGGTGGatttggtggaggagcaggtacaG GTACAGGTGGTGGATCAGGTTCAG CAGGTGGATCAGGTTCCGCAGGTGGATTTTGGGGTGGATCAAGTTCAGGCGGTGGATCAGGTACAGGAGGTGGATCAGGCTCAGGAGGTGGatttggtggaggagcaggtacaGGTGGTGGATCAG GTACAGGTGGTGGATCAGGTTCCGCAGGTGGATTTTGGGGTGGATCAAGTTCAGGCGGTGGATCAGGTTCAGGCGGTGGATCAGGTGCAGGAGGTGGATCAGGCTCAGGCGGCGGACGTGGCGGTGGATCAGGATCAGGCGGCGGATTTGGCGGTGGATCAGGTTCAGGCGGCGGATCAGGTTCAGGCGGCGGATTTGGCGGTGGATCAGGATCAGGCGGTGGATTTGGCGGTGGATCAGGTTCAGGCGGCGGATTTGGCGGTGGATCAGGATCAGGCGGTGGATCAGGTTCAGGCGTCGGATTTGGCGGTGGATCAGGATCAGGCGGCGGATTTGGCGGTGGATCAGGTTCAGGCGGCGGATTTGGCGGTGGATCAGGATCAGGCGGCGGATTTGGCGGTGGATCAGGTTCAGGCGGCGGATTTGGCGGTGGATCAGGATCAGGCGGCGGACGTGGCGGTGGATCAGGATCAGGCGGCGGATTTGGCGGTGGATCAGGTTCAGGCGGCGGATTTGGTGGTGGATCAGGTTCAGGCGGCGGATTTGGTGGTGGATCAGGATCAGGCGGCGGATTTGGCGGTGGATCAGGATCAGGCGGCGGActtggaggtggagcaggtggaggtggaggatcAGGTTCCGGAGGTGGAtttggtgctggtggaggtgggagcagcggtggtggtggtgggtggcagggtggtgggggagggggcggcTGCCTCACCAACAAGCCCGGAGTGAGGTGCACCGGCTCAGGAGGCTTCCAGACGGGAGGCGCTGGGGGCGGCTACGGCGGCGCTGACGGCACCTCCTGGGCTTCTGGTGGGGCCTACACCGGCGACTCCTCCGGGGTCAAGGGGATCAGAGTGGACGTCAAGAGCCCGTGA
- the LOC138369773 gene encoding uncharacterized protein isoform X1 produces MQGSAMFLLVAWTMAQVLTVPGIVNTAQALGVGVRASGVVSGGTHTTDYSKEYTDDSREDDGTVAHYVSSAKRGGIGHGGHAYRAGRSASPLDWNSGRLAREANKKPCPLCGLAQQVSGSGSASGSFSFSGSGSGSGSASGSFSGSKGGSGSGSASGSISGSKGGSGSGSASGSISGSKGGSGSGSASGSFSGSKGSGGSGSASGSISGSKGTGGSGSASGSFSGSWGGSGSGGGGSGGGSGSGGGSGSGGGFGGGAGTGGGSGSGGGFGGGAGTGGGSGSGGGSGSGGGFGGGAGTGGGSGSGGGSGSGGGFGGGAGTGGGSGSGGGFGGGAGTGGGSGSGGGAGSGGGFGGGAGTGGGSGSGGGSGSGGGFGGGAGTGTGGGSGSAGGSGSAGGFWGGSSSGGGSGTGGGSGSGGGFGGGAGTGGGSGSGGGFGGGAGTGGGSGSAGGFWGGSSSGGGSGSGGGSGAGGGSGSGGGRGGGSGSGGGFGGGSGSGGGSGSGGGFGGGSGSGGGFGGGSGSGGGFGGGSGSGGGSGSGVGFGGGSGSGGGFGGGSGSGGGFGGGSGSGGGFGGGSGSGGGFGGGSGSGGGRGGGSGSGGGFGGGSGSGGGFGGGSGSGGGFGGGSGSGGGFGGGSGSGGGLGGGAGGGGGSGSGGGFGAGGGGSSGGGGGWQGGGGGGGCLTNKPGVRCTGSGGFQTGGAGGGYGGADGTSWASGGAYTGDSSGVKGIRVDVKSP; encoded by the exons ATGCAGGGGAGCGCGATGTTCCTGTTGGTGGCGTGGACGATGGCCCAGGTCCTTACCGTTCCTGGCATCGTCAACACTGCTCAAGCTCTGGGTGTCGGTGTGAGGGCCAGCGGTGTGGTCAGCGGCGGGACACACACGACAGACTACTCCAAAGAGTACACCGATGACTCCAGAGAAGATGATGGCACGGTAGCTCACTATGTGAGTTCCGCCAAAAGAGGAGGTATTGGCCACGGAGGTCATGCCTATCGCGCAGGGCGGTCAGCGTCTCCCTTGGACTGGAACAGCGGGAGACTTGCTAGAGAGGCCAATAAGAAGCCGTGCCCGCTGTGCGGACTCGCTCAACAAGTCTCTGGAAGCGGTTCTGCCAGTGGATCCTTCTCTTTCAGCGGATCTGGATCCGGGTCTGGATCAGCCAGTGGATCCTTTAGTGGATCTAAAGGAGGCAGTGGATCAGGAAGTGCCTCTGGGTCAATTAGTGGATCTAAAGGAGGCAGTGGATCAGGAAGTGCCTCCGGGTCAATTAGTGGATCTAAAGGAGGCAGTGGATCAGGAAGTGCCTCCGGATCCTTTAGTGGATCAAAAGGAAGTGGTGGATCAGGAAGTGCCTCCGGGTCCATTAGTGGATCTAAAGGAACCGGTGGATCAGGAAGTGCCTCAGGGTCCTTCAGTGGTTCTTGGGGTGGATCAGGATCTGGAGGCGGTGGATCAGGTGGCGGGTCAGGTTCAGGAGGTGGATCAGGCTCAGGAGGTGGATTTGGAGGAGGAGCAGGTACAGGAGGTGGATCAGGCTCAGGTGGTGGATTTGGAGGAGGAGCAGGTACAGGAGGTGGATCAGGCTCAGGAGGTGGATCAGGCTCAGGTGGTGGATTTGGAGGAGGAGCAGGTACAGGAGGTGGATCAGGCTCAGGAGGTGGATCAGGCTCAGGTGGTGGATTTGGAGGAGGAGCAGGTACAGGAGGTGGATCAGGCTCAGGAGGTGGATTTGGAGGAGGAGCAGGTACAGGTGGTGGATCAGGTTCAGGAGGTGGAGCAGGTTCAGGTGGTGGATTTGGAGGAGGAGCAGGTACAGGTGGTGGATCAGGTTCAGGAGGTGGATCAGGCTCAGGAGGTGGatttggtggaggagcaggtacaG GTACAGGTGGTGGATCAGGTTCAG CAGGTGGATCAGGTTCCGCAGGTGGATTTTGGGGTGGATCAAGTTCAGGCGGTGGATCAGGTACAGGAGGTGGATCAGGCTCAGGAGGTGGatttggtggaggagcaggtacaGGTGGTGGATCAGGTTCAGGAGGTGGATTTGGAGGAGGAGCAGGTACAGGTGGTGGATCAGGTTCCGCAGGTGGATTTTGGGGTGGATCAAGTTCAGGCGGTGGATCAGGTTCAGGCGGTGGATCAGGTGCAGGAGGTGGATCAGGCTCAGGCGGCGGACGTGGCGGTGGATCAGGATCAGGCGGCGGATTTGGCGGTGGATCAGGTTCAGGCGGCGGATCAGGTTCAGGCGGCGGATTTGGCGGTGGATCAGGATCAGGCGGTGGATTTGGCGGTGGATCAGGTTCAGGCGGCGGATTTGGCGGTGGATCAGGATCAGGCGGTGGATCAGGTTCAGGCGTCGGATTTGGCGGTGGATCAGGATCAGGCGGCGGATTTGGCGGTGGATCAGGTTCAGGCGGCGGATTTGGCGGTGGATCAGGATCAGGCGGCGGATTTGGCGGTGGATCAGGTTCAGGCGGCGGATTTGGCGGTGGATCAGGATCAGGCGGCGGACGTGGCGGTGGATCAGGATCAGGCGGCGGATTTGGCGGTGGATCAGGTTCAGGCGGCGGATTTGGTGGTGGATCAGGTTCAGGCGGCGGATTTGGTGGTGGATCAGGATCAGGCGGCGGATTTGGCGGTGGATCAGGATCAGGCGGCGGActtggaggtggagcaggtggaggtggaggatcAGGTTCCGGAGGTGGAtttggtgctggtggaggtgggagcagcggtggtggtggtgggtggcagggtggtgggggagggggcggcTGCCTCACCAACAAGCCCGGAGTGAGGTGCACCGGCTCAGGAGGCTTCCAGACGGGAGGCGCTGGGGGCGGCTACGGCGGCGCTGACGGCACCTCCTGGGCTTCTGGTGGGGCCTACACCGGCGACTCCTCCGGGGTCAAGGGGATCAGAGTGGACGTCAAGAGCCCGTGA
- the LOC138369773 gene encoding uncharacterized protein isoform X5 has product MQGSAMFLLVAWTMAQVLTVPGIVNTAQALGVGVRASGVVSGGTHTTDYSKEYTDDSREDDGTVAHYVSSAKRGGIGHGGHAYRAGRSASPLDWNSGRLAREANKKPCPLCGLAQQVSGSGSASGSFSFSGSGSGSGSASGSFSGSKGGSGSGSASGSISGSKGGSGSGSASGSISGSKGGSGSGSASGSFSGSKGSGGSGSASGSISGSKGTGGSGSASGSFSGSWGGSGSGGGGSGGGSGSGGGSGSGGGFGGGAGTGGGSGSGGGFGGGAGTGGGSGSGGGSGSGGGFGGGAGTGGGSGSGGGSGSGGGFGGGAGTGGGSGSGGGFGGGAGTGGGSGSGGGAGSGGGFGGGAGTGGGSGSGGGSGSGGGFGGGAGTGTGGGSGSAGGSGSAGGFWGGSSSGGGSGTGGGSGSGGGFGGGAGTGTGGGSGSAGGFWGGSSSGGGSGSGGGSGAGGGSGSGGGRGGGSGSGGGFGGGSGSGGGSGSGGGFGGGSGSGGGFGGGSGSGGGFGGGSGSGGGSGSGVGFGGGSGSGGGFGGGSGSGGGFGGGSGSGGGFGGGSGSGGGFGGGSGSGGGRGGGSGSGGGFGGGSGSGGGFGGGSGSGGGFGGGSGSGGGFGGGSGSGGGLGGGAGGGGGSGSGGGFGAGGGGSSGGGGGWQGGGGGGGCLTNKPGVRCTGSGGFQTGGAGGGYGGADGTSWASGGAYTGDSSGVKGIRVDVKSP; this is encoded by the exons ATGCAGGGGAGCGCGATGTTCCTGTTGGTGGCGTGGACGATGGCCCAGGTCCTTACCGTTCCTGGCATCGTCAACACTGCTCAAGCTCTGGGTGTCGGTGTGAGGGCCAGCGGTGTGGTCAGCGGCGGGACACACACGACAGACTACTCCAAAGAGTACACCGATGACTCCAGAGAAGATGATGGCACGGTAGCTCACTATGTGAGTTCCGCCAAAAGAGGAGGTATTGGCCACGGAGGTCATGCCTATCGCGCAGGGCGGTCAGCGTCTCCCTTGGACTGGAACAGCGGGAGACTTGCTAGAGAGGCCAATAAGAAGCCGTGCCCGCTGTGCGGACTCGCTCAACAAGTCTCTGGAAGCGGTTCTGCCAGTGGATCCTTCTCTTTCAGCGGATCTGGATCCGGGTCTGGATCAGCCAGTGGATCCTTTAGTGGATCTAAAGGAGGCAGTGGATCAGGAAGTGCCTCTGGGTCAATTAGTGGATCTAAAGGAGGCAGTGGATCAGGAAGTGCCTCCGGGTCAATTAGTGGATCTAAAGGAGGCAGTGGATCAGGAAGTGCCTCCGGATCCTTTAGTGGATCAAAAGGAAGTGGTGGATCAGGAAGTGCCTCCGGGTCCATTAGTGGATCTAAAGGAACCGGTGGATCAGGAAGTGCCTCAGGGTCCTTCAGTGGTTCTTGGGGTGGATCAGGATCTGGAGGCGGTGGATCAGGTGGCGGGTCAGGTTCAGGAGGTGGATCAGGCTCAGGAGGTGGATTTGGAGGAGGAGCAGGTACAGGAGGTGGATCAGGCTCAGGTGGTGGATTTGGAGGAGGAGCAGGTACAGGAGGTGGATCAGGCTCAGGAGGTGGATCAGGCTCAGGTGGTGGATTTGGAGGAGGAGCAGGTACAGGAGGTGGATCAGGCTCAGGAGGTGGATCAGGCTCAGGTGGTGGATTTGGAGGAGGAGCAGGTACAGGAGGTGGATCAGGCTCAGGAGGTGGATTTGGAGGAGGAGCAGGTACAGGTGGTGGATCAGGTTCAGGAGGTGGAGCAGGTTCAGGTGGTGGATTTGGAGGAGGAGCAGGTACAGGTGGTGGATCAGGTTCAGGAGGTGGATCAGGCTCAGGAGGTGGatttggtggaggagcaggtacaG GTACAGGTGGTGGATCAGGTTCAG CAGGTGGATCAGGTTCCGCAGGTGGATTTTGGGGTGGATCAAGTTCAGGCGGTGGATCAGGTACAGGAGGTGGATCAGGCTCAGGAGGTGGatttggtggaggagcaggtacaG GTACAGGTGGTGGATCAGGTTCCGCAGGTGGATTTTGGGGTGGATCAAGTTCAGGCGGTGGATCAGGTTCAGGCGGTGGATCAGGTGCAGGAGGTGGATCAGGCTCAGGCGGCGGACGTGGCGGTGGATCAGGATCAGGCGGCGGATTTGGCGGTGGATCAGGTTCAGGCGGCGGATCAGGTTCAGGCGGCGGATTTGGCGGTGGATCAGGATCAGGCGGTGGATTTGGCGGTGGATCAGGTTCAGGCGGCGGATTTGGCGGTGGATCAGGATCAGGCGGTGGATCAGGTTCAGGCGTCGGATTTGGCGGTGGATCAGGATCAGGCGGCGGATTTGGCGGTGGATCAGGTTCAGGCGGCGGATTTGGCGGTGGATCAGGATCAGGCGGCGGATTTGGCGGTGGATCAGGTTCAGGCGGCGGATTTGGCGGTGGATCAGGATCAGGCGGCGGACGTGGCGGTGGATCAGGATCAGGCGGCGGATTTGGCGGTGGATCAGGTTCAGGCGGCGGATTTGGTGGTGGATCAGGTTCAGGCGGCGGATTTGGTGGTGGATCAGGATCAGGCGGCGGATTTGGCGGTGGATCAGGATCAGGCGGCGGActtggaggtggagcaggtggaggtggaggatcAGGTTCCGGAGGTGGAtttggtgctggtggaggtgggagcagcggtggtggtggtgggtggcagggtggtgggggagggggcggcTGCCTCACCAACAAGCCCGGAGTGAGGTGCACCGGCTCAGGAGGCTTCCAGACGGGAGGCGCTGGGGGCGGCTACGGCGGCGCTGACGGCACCTCCTGGGCTTCTGGTGGGGCCTACACCGGCGACTCCTCCGGGGTCAAGGGGATCAGAGTGGACGTCAAGAGCCCGTGA